The Aeromicrobium yanjiei genome includes a region encoding these proteins:
- a CDS encoding FtsK/SpoIIIE family DNA translocase, which produces MATRTTSPPRKRPSGSQARKKPAANKRKPQARKPAARKPAARRTGPGPLAVVLGAVLRASTALWLGLAGVVGAVARSIGHSARDLDPEQRRDGVGFGILALGIIVAGSVWSDMPGGVGNAVRDVTAGAVGLLAWAVPIVLVVIAWRTLRHPDQNGPAGRQVIGWAAICGGVLGLVHIAHDVPRPSDPDPDAMREAGGAIGFLFSAIPMDLLNSAYVVSPILVLVVAFGVLVVTNTPVYAVPDRVRELRDTALGRKADPEAEAAEPEPKKRRHPKTTLVTDDEPFENPLVDGPDEDRQVPVRVFEPEPEPEPEDDVEAELPPMEPIPARAEQLALSGDVVYSLPDSAMLREGSPHKARSKASDEVVERLTEVLEQFQIDARVTGYTRGPTVTRYEVELGPAVKVEKVTALSKNISYAVASNEVRILSPIPGKSAIGVEIPNVDKEMVSLGDVLRSAKARSDHHPMVIGLGKDVEGGYVVANLAKMPHLLVAGATGSGKSSFVNSMISSILMRSTPEEVRMIMVDPKRVELTAYEGVPHLITPIITNPKKAAEALQWVVREMDMRYDDLANFGYRHIDDFNKAVKAGKVKLPAGSERVLAPYPYLLVVVDELADLMMVAPRDVEDSIVRITQLARAAGIHLILATQRPSVDVVTGLIKANVPSRLAFATSSLADSRVILDQPGAEKLVGQGDGLFLPMGQNKAMRMQGAWITEAEIHTIVEHCKTQLQPVYREDVTAVAAAKRELDDDIGDDLDLVLQAIELCVTTQFGSTSMLQRKLRVGFAKAGRLMDILESRGIVGPSEGSKARDVLVKPDELDQVLATIQAG; this is translated from the coding sequence ATGGCGACCCGAACGACTTCCCCGCCGCGCAAGCGGCCGTCCGGCAGCCAGGCCCGCAAGAAGCCGGCCGCGAACAAGCGCAAGCCACAGGCCCGCAAGCCTGCAGCTCGCAAGCCCGCGGCACGCAGAACCGGTCCTGGCCCCCTTGCTGTTGTGCTCGGCGCGGTCCTGCGCGCCTCGACCGCCCTGTGGCTCGGTCTCGCCGGTGTCGTGGGCGCGGTGGCCCGCAGCATCGGGCACAGTGCTCGCGACCTCGACCCCGAGCAGCGCCGTGACGGGGTCGGCTTCGGCATCCTCGCGCTCGGCATCATCGTGGCCGGGTCCGTGTGGTCCGACATGCCCGGCGGGGTCGGCAACGCGGTCCGCGACGTGACGGCCGGTGCGGTCGGCCTGCTGGCCTGGGCCGTCCCGATCGTCCTGGTCGTCATCGCCTGGCGCACGCTGCGCCACCCCGACCAGAACGGACCCGCGGGTCGCCAGGTCATCGGCTGGGCCGCGATCTGCGGCGGCGTCCTCGGTCTCGTCCACATCGCGCACGACGTGCCGCGCCCGAGCGATCCCGATCCGGACGCGATGCGCGAGGCCGGTGGAGCGATCGGCTTCCTGTTCTCCGCGATCCCGATGGACCTGCTCAACAGTGCGTACGTGGTCTCCCCGATCCTCGTCCTCGTCGTGGCCTTCGGCGTCCTGGTCGTCACCAACACGCCCGTCTACGCGGTCCCCGACCGCGTCCGCGAGCTGCGCGACACCGCGCTCGGCCGCAAGGCCGATCCCGAGGCTGAGGCGGCCGAGCCCGAGCCCAAGAAGCGGCGCCACCCCAAGACGACCCTCGTGACCGACGACGAGCCGTTCGAGAACCCCCTGGTCGACGGTCCCGACGAGGATCGCCAGGTCCCGGTCCGCGTGTTCGAGCCCGAGCCCGAGCCGGAGCCGGAGGACGACGTCGAGGCCGAGCTGCCGCCCATGGAGCCGATCCCGGCCCGCGCGGAGCAGCTCGCCCTCTCGGGCGACGTCGTCTACTCGTTGCCCGACAGCGCGATGCTGCGGGAGGGCTCGCCGCACAAGGCGCGCTCCAAGGCGTCCGACGAGGTCGTCGAGCGTCTCACCGAGGTGCTCGAGCAGTTCCAGATCGACGCCCGGGTCACCGGCTACACCCGTGGCCCGACCGTGACCCGCTACGAGGTCGAGCTGGGCCCGGCGGTCAAGGTCGAGAAGGTCACGGCCCTGTCCAAGAACATCTCGTACGCCGTGGCGTCCAACGAGGTGCGCATCCTCAGCCCGATCCCGGGCAAGTCCGCGATCGGCGTGGAGATCCCCAACGTCGACAAGGAGATGGTGTCGCTCGGCGACGTGCTGCGCTCGGCCAAGGCGCGCAGCGACCACCACCCGATGGTGATCGGCCTCGGCAAGGACGTCGAGGGCGGCTACGTCGTGGCCAACCTGGCGAAGATGCCCCACCTGCTGGTCGCCGGCGCGACCGGCTCGGGCAAGTCCTCGTTCGTCAACTCGATGATCTCCTCGATCCTGATGCGCTCGACGCCCGAGGAGGTCCGGATGATCATGGTCGACCCCAAGCGGGTCGAGCTCACCGCGTACGAGGGCGTTCCGCACCTCATCACGCCGATCATCACGAACCCCAAGAAGGCCGCCGAGGCGCTGCAGTGGGTCGTGCGCGAGATGGACATGCGCTACGACGACCTGGCCAACTTCGGCTACCGCCACATCGACGACTTCAACAAGGCCGTCAAGGCGGGCAAGGTCAAGCTGCCCGCCGGCAGCGAGCGCGTGCTGGCCCCCTATCCGTACCTCCTGGTCGTGGTGGACGAGCTCGCCGACCTGATGATGGTCGCGCCGCGTGACGTGGAGGACTCGATCGTCCGCATCACTCAGCTCGCGCGAGCCGCCGGCATCCACCTGATCCTCGCGACCCAGCGGCCCTCGGTCGACGTCGTGACGGGTCTGATCAAGGCCAACGTGCCGAGCCGTCTGGCGTTCGCGACCTCGTCGCTCGCCGACAGCCGCGTCATCCTGGACCAGCCGGGCGCCGAGAAGCTCGTCGGCCAGGGCGATGGCCTGTTCCTGCCCATGGGGCAGAACAAGGCGATGCGCATGCAGGGTGCGTGGATCACCGAGGCCGAGATCCACACGATCGTCGAGCACTGCAAGACGCAGCTGCAGCCGGTCTACCGTGAGGACGTCACGGCCGTCGCGGCTGCCAAGCGCGAGCTCGACGACGACATCGGCGACGACCTCGACCTCGTCCTGCAGGCGATCGAGCTGTGCGTGACGACGCAGTTCGGCTCGACGTCGATGCTGCAGCGCAAGCTGCGTGTGGGCTTCGCCAAGGCCGGCCGCCTCATGGACATCCTCGAGAGCCGCGGGATCGTCGGGCCCAGCGAGGGCTCCAAGGCGCGTGACGTCCTGGTCAAGCCCGACGAGCTCGACCAGGTCCTCGCCACGATCCAGGCGGGCTGA
- a CDS encoding sirohydrochlorin chelatase has protein sequence MNRTLILCAHGSTAPRGRAAFAGLVNAVRREAQDLDVVDAFIDEQVPLVAEVVRETSGPRAVVPLLLAYDRPVSVDIVQASHLDPAVSVTAPLGPDWVLAEVGVRRLFEAGARSDDTIVLAAATASDERAVSDVGKAARLLSAVWGGRVHVGTLGGPDTPLADAVDVARAYGRRVVVSSYLLSHGAAHEAMGEAGADVVTQPFLDGGPPDPRLVSLVLARARVPAAAGLDAVPRWGGASSTV, from the coding sequence ATGAACCGCACGCTGATCCTGTGCGCCCACGGGTCCACGGCCCCACGGGGGAGGGCGGCGTTCGCGGGTCTCGTCAACGCGGTCCGCCGCGAGGCGCAGGACCTCGACGTCGTCGATGCCTTCATCGACGAGCAGGTCCCGCTCGTCGCGGAGGTCGTGCGCGAGACCTCCGGCCCGCGAGCGGTCGTCCCGCTCCTGCTGGCGTACGACCGTCCGGTCAGCGTCGACATCGTGCAGGCATCGCACCTCGACCCGGCAGTCAGCGTCACGGCGCCGTTGGGGCCGGACTGGGTGCTGGCCGAGGTCGGCGTCCGCCGGCTGTTCGAGGCCGGTGCCCGCTCGGACGACACGATCGTCCTCGCCGCGGCGACCGCGAGCGACGAACGGGCGGTCTCCGACGTCGGCAAGGCCGCGAGGCTGCTCAGCGCGGTCTGGGGCGGCCGGGTCCACGTCGGCACCCTCGGTGGCCCCGACACGCCCCTGGCCGATGCGGTCGACGTCGCACGGGCGTACGGCCGGCGGGTCGTGGTCTCGAGCTATCTGCTCTCGCACGGCGCCGCCCACGAGGCGATGGGGGAGGCCGGCGCAGACGTGGTGACGCAGCCGTTCCTCGACGGCGGGCCGCCCGATCCGCGGCTCGTGTCACTGGTGCTCGCACGCGCCCGCGTCCCGGCAGCCGCGGGCCTCGACGCCGTCCCCCGCTGGGGCGGTGCATCCTCCACCGTCTGA
- a CDS encoding molybdopterin molybdotransferase MoeA has translation MTALVRGDWHDVRAAARGLAKPVASELVDLAGAGGRVLADDLRSLVDLPSADVTAMDGWAAAGDGPWTVLDRIVNGRPPSGPMRPGEARGIGTGAVVPEGTTALVRREHGTVRDGLLHWTGPHGEQPSLGDVRPRGEELRVGDIVLPAGTPLDPVCLAVSAASGHDAVQVSRPPVVDLLVTGDEVVRRGVPAPGTIRDSISPLLTGMTRGAGAAPGQVTLVGDDLPELVRLLRSSAADVVVTTGGTAVGEADHLREALGIVGATLAVDTVAVRPGGPTLLAVLPDGRLVACLPGNPLAAVVGFLAVVHPALQEMTGRRAAAPPSEVLGVDLDPFPRATRVLPFARVDGAAVPTGWSSSSMLRGLSASDGLLVAPREGARTGQSLEVLEPLWRATT, from the coding sequence GTGACCGCGCTCGTCCGCGGCGACTGGCACGACGTGCGAGCCGCTGCCCGCGGGCTGGCCAAGCCGGTCGCGAGCGAGCTCGTCGACCTCGCCGGTGCCGGCGGACGGGTGCTGGCCGACGACCTGCGGTCGCTGGTCGACCTGCCGTCGGCCGACGTCACCGCGATGGACGGCTGGGCGGCGGCAGGGGACGGTCCGTGGACCGTGCTCGACCGGATCGTCAACGGCCGTCCGCCGAGCGGGCCGATGCGCCCGGGGGAGGCCCGTGGCATCGGCACGGGCGCCGTCGTGCCCGAGGGGACGACCGCGCTCGTGCGCCGAGAGCACGGGACGGTCCGCGACGGCCTGCTGCACTGGACGGGGCCGCACGGGGAGCAGCCCTCGCTCGGTGACGTCCGGCCCAGGGGCGAGGAGCTGCGCGTGGGCGACATCGTGCTGCCGGCAGGCACCCCGCTGGACCCCGTGTGCCTCGCGGTCAGCGCGGCGTCCGGCCACGACGCGGTGCAGGTCTCGCGCCCACCGGTCGTCGACCTGCTCGTCACGGGGGACGAGGTCGTCCGGCGCGGGGTCCCCGCTCCCGGCACGATCCGCGACTCGATCAGCCCGCTGCTCACCGGCATGACGCGCGGCGCGGGAGCGGCCCCCGGCCAGGTCACGCTGGTGGGCGACGACCTGCCCGAGCTCGTGCGCCTGCTGCGCTCGTCAGCCGCGGACGTCGTGGTCACCACCGGTGGCACGGCGGTGGGGGAGGCCGACCACCTGCGCGAGGCGCTCGGGATCGTGGGCGCGACCCTCGCGGTGGACACGGTCGCGGTACGCCCCGGCGGGCCGACGCTGCTCGCGGTGCTGCCCGACGGCCGACTCGTCGCGTGCCTGCCCGGCAACCCCCTGGCCGCGGTCGTGGGATTCCTCGCGGTCGTGCATCCCGCCCTCCAGGAGATGACCGGACGCCGGGCGGCCGCGCCGCCCTCGGAGGTCCTGGGGGTGGACCTCGACCCGTTCCCGCGCGCCACGCGCGTCCTGCCGTTCGCCCGCGTCGACGGCGCTGCGGTGCCGACCGGGTGGAGCTCGTCGTCGATGCTGCGCGGCCTCTCGGCGTCCGACGGCCTGCTGGTGGCCCCCCGTGAGGGCGCGCGCACCGGCCAGTCGCTCGAGGTGCTCGAGCCGCTCTGGCGCGCGACGACCTGA
- a CDS encoding DUF6457 domain-containing protein, producing the protein MDERPLPRWAEGLARDLGIEQVLGVDEVLDLAADAAHGVMRPAAPLTTYLVGVAVGQAGGEPARVAEVLERVRAAIAGWDEDEGP; encoded by the coding sequence ATGGATGAACGACCGCTGCCGCGATGGGCGGAGGGGCTCGCCCGCGATCTCGGCATCGAGCAGGTGCTGGGCGTCGACGAGGTGCTCGACCTCGCGGCGGACGCCGCACACGGCGTGATGCGCCCCGCCGCGCCCCTCACGACGTACTTGGTGGGCGTGGCCGTCGGTCAGGCCGGAGGCGAGCCCGCGCGGGTCGCCGAGGTGCTCGAGCGGGTCCGTGCAGCGATCGCCGGGTGGGACGAGGACGAGGGGCCGTGA
- the mobA gene encoding molybdenum cofactor guanylyltransferase produces MPGRPAAIPYDAIVLAGGRSSRMPGVDKVGIVVDGRPLLAHACEAVGGARRLVVVGPDGLAGTPPRATVVREEPRFAGPAAAIGAGMSALAADPADLVAVLAADVPRAVEAVPALLAAAAGGEADGVVARSSDGHRQPLLAVYRSAALRAALAAHVPLTDRGVGQVTRGMHLMEIDLPDKVLADIDSPSDLERLTEEDRDG; encoded by the coding sequence GTGCCCGGCCGTCCCGCTGCGATCCCGTACGACGCGATCGTCCTGGCGGGCGGTCGGTCGAGCCGCATGCCCGGGGTCGACAAGGTCGGGATCGTCGTCGACGGACGACCCCTCCTGGCGCACGCGTGCGAGGCGGTCGGCGGAGCGAGGCGACTCGTCGTGGTCGGTCCGGACGGGCTTGCCGGCACGCCGCCGCGGGCCACGGTCGTGCGGGAGGAGCCGAGGTTCGCGGGTCCGGCCGCGGCCATCGGGGCGGGGATGAGCGCCCTCGCGGCCGATCCCGCCGACCTGGTGGCGGTGCTGGCGGCCGACGTGCCCCGTGCCGTCGAAGCGGTGCCCGCGCTGTTGGCGGCCGCCGCCGGCGGCGAGGCGGACGGCGTCGTGGCCCGGTCGTCCGATGGACACCGACAGCCCTTGCTCGCGGTCTACCGGTCCGCGGCACTGCGCGCAGCCCTGGCCGCACACGTCCCGTTGACCGACCGGGGCGTGGGACAGGTCACGCGGGGTATGCACCTGATGGAGATCGACCTGCCGGACAAGGTGCTGGCCGACATCGACTCCCCGAGCGACCTGGAACGCCTGACCGAGGAGGACCGTGATGGATGA
- a CDS encoding ribonuclease J: MSHMHTELGAPPTLPEGALRVIPLGGLGEIGRNMTVFEYGGKLLIVDCGVLFPEENQPGVDLILPDFGPIRDRLKDVVGIVLTHGHEDHIGGVPYLLRERGNIPVIGSQLTLAFLDPKLKEHRLKDAPKYVVSEGDVETFGPFELEFVAVNHSIPDALAVAIKTPAGVALHTGDFKMDQLPLDGRITDLRAFARLGEEGVDLFLTDSTNAEVPGFTTSERNITPAIDAVFASSKKRIIVASFASHIHRVQQVIDAAAKHDRKVAYVGRSMVRNMQIARELGYLHVPDGVVVDKIDAAPPHKMVLMSTGSQGEPMAALSRMANNSHQQVSLEPGDTVLMASSLIPGNENAIYRVIDGLTKLGANVVHKGNALVHVSGHASAGELLYCYNIVQPSNVLPVHGEIRHLHANAKLATATGVPNVLLAEDGYVIDLVDGHASITGAVDCGYVYVDGSSVGDLTDSELKDRRVLGEEGFISVVVVVDSATGKILSGPEIHARGIAEEDSAFDEIMPKIISALEEAISDGTRDSGQLQQVIRRVLGSFVGRRLRRRPMILPVVIQA, encoded by the coding sequence ATGAGCCACATGCACACGGAGCTCGGCGCTCCGCCCACCCTGCCCGAAGGCGCCCTGCGCGTCATCCCCCTCGGGGGACTCGGAGAGATCGGTCGCAACATGACCGTCTTCGAGTACGGCGGCAAGCTGCTGATCGTCGACTGCGGCGTCCTCTTCCCCGAGGAGAACCAGCCCGGTGTCGACCTGATCCTGCCCGACTTCGGTCCGATCCGTGACCGGTTGAAGGACGTCGTCGGCATCGTGCTGACCCACGGCCACGAGGACCACATCGGCGGCGTGCCGTACCTGCTGCGTGAGCGCGGCAACATCCCGGTCATCGGCTCGCAGCTGACGTTGGCGTTCCTGGACCCCAAGCTCAAGGAGCACCGGCTCAAGGACGCCCCCAAGTACGTCGTGTCCGAGGGCGACGTCGAGACGTTCGGCCCGTTCGAGCTGGAGTTCGTCGCTGTCAACCACTCGATCCCGGACGCCCTCGCGGTCGCGATCAAGACGCCGGCCGGCGTCGCGCTGCACACCGGCGACTTCAAGATGGACCAGCTGCCGCTCGACGGCCGCATCACAGACCTGCGCGCATTCGCCCGGCTCGGCGAGGAGGGGGTCGACCTCTTCCTGACCGACTCGACCAACGCCGAGGTCCCCGGCTTCACGACGTCCGAGCGCAACATCACGCCGGCGATCGACGCGGTCTTCGCGTCGAGCAAGAAGCGCATCATCGTCGCGTCGTTCGCCTCGCACATCCACCGCGTCCAGCAGGTCATCGACGCCGCGGCCAAGCACGACCGCAAGGTCGCTTACGTGGGCCGCTCGATGGTCCGCAACATGCAGATCGCCCGCGAGCTGGGCTACCTCCACGTGCCGGACGGCGTCGTCGTGGACAAGATCGACGCCGCGCCGCCGCACAAGATGGTGCTGATGTCGACGGGCTCGCAGGGCGAGCCGATGGCCGCGCTGTCGCGCATGGCCAACAACAGCCACCAGCAGGTCAGCCTCGAGCCCGGCGACACGGTCCTCATGGCCTCCTCGCTCATCCCCGGCAACGAGAACGCGATCTACCGCGTGATCGACGGCCTGACCAAGCTGGGTGCCAACGTCGTGCACAAGGGCAATGCGCTCGTGCACGTCTCGGGCCACGCCTCGGCCGGCGAGCTGCTCTACTGCTACAACATCGTCCAGCCCAGCAACGTGCTGCCGGTGCACGGCGAGATCCGGCACCTGCACGCCAATGCCAAGCTCGCGACCGCGACGGGCGTGCCCAACGTGCTGCTGGCCGAGGACGGCTACGTCATCGACCTGGTCGACGGGCACGCGTCCATCACGGGTGCTGTCGACTGCGGCTACGTGTACGTCGACGGCTCGTCCGTGGGCGACCTGACGGACTCCGAGCTCAAGGACCGTCGCGTCCTCGGCGAGGAGGGCTTCATCTCGGTCGTCGTCGTGGTCGACTCGGCCACCGGCAAGATCCTGTCCGGGCCCGAGATCCACGCCCGCGGCATCGCCGAGGAGGACTCGGCGTTCGACGAGATCATGCCCAAGATCATCTCGGCGCTCGAGGAGGCCATCTCCGACGGCACCCGCGACTCCGGCCAGCTCCAGCAGGTCATCCGTCGCGTGCTCGGCTCGTTCGTGGGACGCCGCCTGCGTCGCCGTCCGATGATCCTCCCGGTCGTCATCCAGGCCTGA
- the dapA gene encoding 4-hydroxy-tetrahydrodipicolinate synthase: MTSPLATEAAPFGRVLTAMVTPFTREGELDLDAAQKVATYLVDHGNDGLVISGTTGESPTTTVEEDGRLLVAVLEAVGDRATVVAGVGTNDTRHSVALAQQAKKAGAHGTLVVTPYYSKPPQSGILSHFTQVARAGDDLPVMLYDIPGRSGVKIADETYLAMADDPQIVAMKDAVGDLSRGSWLMNETGLKIYSGDDPLNLPWLAMGASGIVSVVAHAASRQYADMVAAVDAGDLPTARAIHHQLLPAVSAMMNHTQGAITAKAAMQLLGVLEHRTMRDPLPDATDDEVAIVRDGLMASGLLES, from the coding sequence ATGACGTCGCCGCTCGCCACCGAGGCCGCGCCCTTCGGGCGTGTGCTGACCGCCATGGTCACGCCGTTCACCCGCGAGGGTGAGCTCGATCTCGACGCCGCGCAGAAGGTCGCGACCTACCTCGTCGACCACGGCAACGACGGCCTGGTCATCAGCGGCACGACCGGCGAGTCGCCCACGACGACCGTCGAGGAGGACGGCCGGCTGCTGGTCGCCGTGCTCGAGGCCGTCGGTGACCGCGCCACGGTCGTGGCCGGCGTCGGCACCAACGACACGCGTCACTCCGTCGCGCTGGCCCAGCAGGCCAAGAAGGCCGGCGCCCACGGCACCCTCGTCGTCACGCCCTACTACAGCAAGCCGCCGCAGTCGGGCATCCTCTCGCACTTCACGCAGGTCGCGCGGGCCGGTGACGACCTGCCCGTCATGCTCTACGACATCCCCGGCCGCAGCGGCGTCAAGATCGCGGACGAGACCTACCTCGCGATGGCCGACGACCCGCAGATCGTCGCGATGAAGGACGCCGTCGGTGATCTCAGCCGCGGCTCCTGGCTCATGAACGAGACCGGCCTGAAGATCTACTCCGGCGACGACCCGCTCAACCTGCCCTGGCTCGCGATGGGAGCGAGCGGCATCGTCAGCGTCGTCGCGCACGCCGCGTCGCGTCAGTACGCCGACATGGTCGCGGCCGTCGACGCCGGCGACCTGCCCACGGCCCGGGCCATCCACCACCAGCTGCTTCCCGCCGTCTCGGCGATGATGAATCACACGCAGGGCGCGATCACGGCGAAGGCTGCCATGCAGCTCCTCGGCGTGCTCGAGCACCGCACGATGCGTGATCCGCTCCCCGATGCCACTGACGACGAGGTCGCGATCGTTCGCGACGGACTCATGGCGTCGGGCCTTCTCGAAAGCTAG
- a CDS encoding thioesterase family protein → MNERTDEDIYDIDTASAPRGDGIRDLRLTDRWNTPLGKPNGGYILAAMLRGLGDELGSGDPLVASITYLASPETGAAELRTRPLRIGRRVQTGTASLWEGERHVAEMTASFGDRSGGESHELGTPPELRPPDECIDPREHGAPGGGLFDRVDYRIDQVPGFFVGRPSGDPTMTAWQRLSGGREIDFPALGLLCDSFVPPIVELGEGFNSMTVQLTVHLHRLPRPGWVATRLTTRHVVNGFHEEDCELWDEDGNLLAQSRQLGILL, encoded by the coding sequence GTGAACGAGCGTACCGACGAGGACATCTACGACATCGACACGGCCTCCGCGCCTCGCGGCGACGGGATCCGTGACCTGAGGCTGACCGACCGGTGGAACACCCCCCTCGGCAAGCCCAACGGCGGCTACATCCTCGCCGCGATGTTGCGGGGACTCGGCGACGAGCTCGGCTCCGGCGACCCGCTCGTCGCCTCGATCACGTACCTCGCCTCCCCCGAGACCGGTGCGGCCGAGCTGCGTACGCGCCCCCTGCGGATCGGACGCCGCGTGCAGACCGGCACCGCGTCGCTGTGGGAGGGCGAGCGCCACGTCGCGGAGATGACCGCGAGCTTCGGTGACCGCTCCGGCGGCGAGAGCCACGAGCTCGGCACGCCGCCCGAGCTGCGTCCCCCCGACGAGTGCATCGATCCCCGCGAGCACGGCGCGCCGGGCGGCGGTCTCTTCGACCGCGTGGACTACCGGATCGACCAGGTGCCGGGCTTCTTCGTCGGGCGCCCGAGCGGCGATCCGACGATGACGGCCTGGCAGCGGCTCAGCGGCGGTCGCGAGATCGACTTCCCGGCGCTCGGCCTGCTCTGCGACTCGTTCGTGCCGCCGATCGTCGAGCTCGGCGAGGGATTCAACTCGATGACGGTCCAGCTCACGGTGCACCTGCACCGGCTGCCCCGCCCGGGGTGGGTCGCGACCCGGCTGACCACGCGCCACGTGGTCAACGGCTTCCACGAGGAGGACTGTGAGCTGTGGGACGAGGACGGCAACCTGCTCGCGCAGAGCCGCCAGCTCGGCATCCTGCTCTGA
- a CDS encoding amphi-Trp domain-containing protein: protein MDLFETESTQRLSREAAAERLRALADALSRHNSIELERGGHRITVDVPDEVSFSLEVEVGDENEIEIELSW from the coding sequence ATGGACCTGTTCGAGACCGAGAGCACGCAGCGCCTGTCCCGCGAGGCCGCGGCCGAGCGCCTGCGCGCGCTGGCCGACGCCCTCTCGCGGCACAACTCGATCGAGCTCGAGCGCGGCGGCCACCGGATCACGGTCGACGTCCCCGACGAGGTGAGCTTCTCCCTCGAGGTCGAGGTGGGCGACGAGAACGAGATCGAGATCGAGCTCAGCTGGTGA
- a CDS encoding mechanosensitive ion channel family protein, producing the protein MSDPWKDFLPTIGIALLNALVLAVIVALVTRRIGRRSPVARYLSRAAAIPFRMLLVVVACAIAVSRNAPWSEREDLGRWVELGMRVAIIITAAWLVGVIVLSLEDMALRRYRLDAVDNLAARRAKTQTAVIRRVTLVAIVFLAAAAVLLSFPGVSAAGASVLASAGIISVIAAVAAQSTLSNVIAGLQIAFSGSIRYGDAVIVEDEWGWIDEITLSYVVVRLWDDRNMVLPATYFTTTPFQNWTRKHSELLGSVEFDVDWRVSPDGMRAELDRILPTTDLWDGRTKVLQVTDAVNGWVRIRILVTAKDAPTLFDLRCFVRERMVDWLQSADEGGLPRFRVESVPRRAPRRASEEEATGLFSGDQQGDDRAARITGQLPAVDEDGLPRE; encoded by the coding sequence ATGAGCGACCCCTGGAAGGACTTCCTCCCGACGATCGGGATCGCGCTGCTCAACGCGTTGGTCCTGGCGGTGATCGTCGCCCTGGTCACCCGCCGGATCGGTCGCCGCTCCCCCGTCGCGCGCTATCTGAGCCGCGCCGCCGCGATCCCGTTCCGCATGCTGCTGGTCGTCGTGGCGTGCGCGATCGCGGTCTCCCGCAACGCGCCGTGGTCCGAGCGCGAGGACCTCGGCCGCTGGGTCGAGCTCGGCATGCGGGTCGCGATCATCATCACCGCCGCGTGGCTCGTCGGCGTCATCGTGCTGTCCCTCGAGGACATGGCCCTGCGCCGCTACCGCCTCGACGCGGTCGACAACCTCGCCGCCCGCCGCGCCAAGACCCAGACCGCGGTGATCCGCCGCGTCACCCTCGTCGCGATCGTGTTCCTGGCCGCGGCTGCGGTGCTGCTCAGCTTCCCGGGGGTCAGCGCGGCCGGCGCCAGCGTGCTCGCGTCCGCCGGCATCATCTCGGTCATCGCGGCGGTGGCCGCACAGTCCACGCTCAGCAACGTGATCGCCGGCCTGCAGATCGCGTTCAGCGGATCGATCCGCTACGGCGACGCGGTCATCGTGGAGGACGAGTGGGGGTGGATCGACGAGATCACGCTCAGCTATGTCGTCGTACGCCTGTGGGACGACCGCAACATGGTCCTGCCGGCGACGTACTTCACCACGACCCCGTTCCAGAACTGGACCCGCAAGCACTCAGAGCTGCTGGGCTCGGTGGAGTTCGACGTCGACTGGCGGGTCAGCCCCGACGGCATGCGCGCCGAGCTCGACCGCATCCTGCCGACCACCGACCTGTGGGACGGGCGCACCAAGGTGCTGCAGGTGACCGACGCGGTCAACGGCTGGGTGCGGATCCGCATCCTCGTGACCGCCAAGGACGCGCCCACGTTGTTCGACCTGAGGTGCTTCGTGCGCGAGCGGATGGTGGACTGGCTGCAGAGCGCCGACGAGGGCGGCCTGCCCCGCTTCCGGGTCGAGTCGGTCCCGCGCCGCGCCCCGCGCCGGGCCAGCGAGGAGGAGGCGACCGGCCTGTTCAGCGGTGACCAGCAGGGCGACGACCGGGCGGCCCGCATCACCGGTCAGCTGCCCGCCGTCGACGAGGACGGGCTCCCCCGCGAATGA